The genomic DNA TCATCCTGACGACGTAACTACATTAGCCATGGTATCATTAAGCCATATAGGCTAATAGAGTATGAACATtcctaatgaatgttatttgaGTGTTTATCAATTACAATTAGCCTAGGTCACAAAAGGACCATTAATGGCATTTAtggtttggaccgagtccattACCTTTGACAGGGAAAACATAATGTCATAACTGTCTTTGTCTTATTGACGATTCTGGATTGCTGGAAAGCTCGTCACAAGGACTTCTAAAATATGGAACATAAGTCCGTTATGAAGGACGTATAAATGTAGCACATAGGCTTGTCACAAAGGACTTATAATGTGGCACATAGACACAGGCACGAAGGCCTTGTCGCAAAGGACATATAGGatatggcacaaaaggcctgtCACGGAGGACATTTAAATATATAAGTCGCAATCTTATTTGATCAGAGACtataaggtttgaacatagttcatcACCTTTGGGCAGAGAGTCATACACTACATCTGTCATTGCTTTGAAAGACGATTTATTTTGCCACAAAGGCCAATCAATGGACAttactaatggatgtttatacatacatatatatatatatataattatcatAATTTAGGATATTAGTCATGATCTTATCGATCTTATAGACTATAAGACTTGGGCATTGCCCATCACCTTGGATGGTTAACCATAACGGCCACATTTGTCAATGTCACTATTGGACAATATGGTATATAGCCCGTAGGTGAAACATCACTAAGGGATGTTAAATAATGTGATCATCGTATTAGATGATATTTTTCATGATCATAGTGATCTTTTAGACTATGAGGCTTGGACATAGTCCAGCATTTTTAGACAGGGGGTCGTAGACCACAACTGTCGTTGTCTTATtggacaacaagtttagcccgtaggcactccatcactaatggatgtttatattTCGATTCATCGCATTGATGATACTCGCCATGATCTAATTCGATCATATAGGCAGCTTGGACATACTCCAAATACCTTGACGGCTGGTGCGGTTTCTCAGGTCacactgccaggagtgttaacatgttcttAGATGTTATCAAGGATTAATTGTCTTAAGAGGGTTTTACCATCATAGCATGTCTGTATTGACATATTGGCTATGTTATACCATTAAGAAGATCTTTTGAAATTATTTAGCAAATCAATAAAGTTCGAATCAAATTGATACTATTGTTTGATAAAGGACGAAATGAATACctatttaaaattttcaaaactttccATAAATCATTAAGAATTCTACAATAGTGCCTTTATCAGGACTTTTAGTATTTTATTTGTCCACAGAGGACTAAAAGAAAAATATAAGTCCGTATAAGGACTATAAAATATTATAAGTCCGTATAGGGACTATATTAAAATAGTTTGCCCATGAAGGGACTATAATGAAATGTCATGTCCGCTAAGGGACTATAGTGAAATCTCGTGTCCCTAAAGGAACTATATCGAAATTGCATATCCCCAAGGGATTTTTTAATGAAATAATGCGTCCATAAAAGGACTTTATTGGTATATTTAAAGGACTTAAATCGAAATATATGTTCATTAGGGAATTATAATAAacaaatgtccacacagggactataCAGAAGAGATAGGTCCCTTATAAGGACTTCAAAGTAATACTAGTCCACGTGGGAACGGAAAGGAAAATATAAGTCCATATAGGGACTATAAGTTATGTTAACATTGGGATTATAGTGAGACGATATGTCCTCGAAAGGACTATGATGAATTATTATATTCGCCAGGGGATTTTAATGAAATAACATGTTTACaaaaggattttaatgaaataacatgtccatgtaaggactataATGGAGTATAAAATCCATGAAAGGACTATTTTGAAGTATAATGCCCACGAAGGGACTATTATTGAAATATAATGTCCTCGAAAGGACTATATTGAAATATAATGTCCTTAAAGGGACTATAATAGATAAATGTATATATACAGGGTCTTTTCAGGAGAGGTAGGTCCACAAGGACTATGATGAAATAATATGTCCACAAAGGACTTCAATAATTAAATGCCCATATAGGGAAAGGGAAAAATGAAATATAGTGGAAGAAGGGTTTTCTAATGTCTTCCTTGCTTTATTCTGATTGTTTCTTCTTCTTTATTTATCGTACGCAGTAGCAACTCTGAAGATCTTAGTGAATAAATGTAAACAATTCAATTCAGGATCCGTTGCAAAAATAGAATCCAAGGATTCAATGGTTAAAGAAATGACATGGATCACGGATTAGGTTTTGACTGGTATAGTCCAAGTCTGGAATTCCAAAACTCAGAGATAGGAAATAGGGATTAATAGCATCCACATGTATCATCTTCAATATGGGAGCCTCAGGGACCTTCTGGTATGGACTCTGAAGTCTGGTTAAGAGTTTATATAGGTTTGATTTTGGGAATAGGTCCACAAAGGTCTTTCCTCCAACTGGTTGCACGTTAATCTTAGCCGTGGTACGAAGCTTAGCATTTCTAGGCTTCGGATGTGGAGAATTTCCATCAACAGCTTCTTTGCCTGGCGTCAtattcaaaacacataaaatcgaaaCAATGTTTACTTAATAGGGATGAGAGAATTTctgtgttaagtctagactcggaaggtctaaggaatatgctactgtgtcatttgagattaaacactaaaggtaagtgtttaattcactcaaacgttggctctgataccaacctgtcaccccCGATATTTACAGCTCagcccggtggggagtattgtgacgtaagattgatatcatcatagtcaaacatacataGAATAGCACAGTGGAAatcttggaatataaaatattattacaaacccaGTTGTCAGAAAATACTGAAAAGAAATTACATTCGAACTTGTAATATtaaatccacaggcggatctaaatCGAATACACAACATGTTCAGCAGAAATAAGGCATTACGGACTTGCAAGATCCTCTACTTAACGCCCAggagcttccagccaattacgtatagtacatgtcacttagtctttttgaaaatacgttagtttacactggtaaatacaattaaccgactcatttgaaaaacatttatgaaaatagatttaaatgcacaaggcacaaatattcttttataacttgggataattatataaaataatcttgtatacagatttatatgtttgtcgtacgttcagggcccaggatagaagccgagacatgattaatagacacaccactaatATAGTCCACAAGGAGTTATCCTCACGTGTGGTTATATCTTATATCTTAATTCCCTTTTGGGGGAAAAGAAACCATatcgcaactgtcaggtgtatgcctacaccccgtgcttaggtcgtggccatttgcatttaaatgatgccaaggatatccaggacacggtagttaacccccaaatgtttatatatcaaacaacacagattaaaacgggttatgttaatgaattaaccactaatcgattaaatatTCCACaaccgaccaagcggtaataatttaccgtatcccaagcccgtataagggaaaataagttaaaagtatttacctgagcttaaaatgcAAGATTTGTCTACTCAGCTGTATATTCTATTCAAAatagtgcaagtagcttttaccggggctcctaatctggaacgaaggttttattaatcTATTAGAttactaacgggtcttatttaagttgtaaacTTAAACCGGTTAGTTTAAAGAAAGGTTTACGACacgaaacgctagattaagcgatgaccggattggaatgtgatttagacccaacaagtatggagagttgtataaaatgggtaaactaaatacattctggattttgaagttaaaatgataagttttgacacgtttcggctaatttatgcaaactagttacataaaccataCCGAACGCGCAGCCGGATGAGTCATGTACAAGTTCCATAAGTtattatgctttaaatatgttatgatatcagtaggatatcaacaattatacccaaaaagatttttaaaccaaattaagtcccgtaagggcattttggtcattttaagatTTATAAAATAGGTTTTAAAGCAAACTGATGTTCTGGTCTAAAACATTCTATAAAATCATTCATTTTATGATGTTATAACAATAgaatatcatacatatgtgtagTTTACCaattatggccaaactatgcctcaaaagggtatttttggtcatttcacatatgcctTTAGGGAAAAAaaattggaagtctgagttcatgacttatacctactgtaaaaatattaaaaattatttataattttaataggtaacaagtcttgggtgctaaatatggttttaaaccatactatgcacctaattagcgtaaaaATCGATAATTGACGATATTTGCGATGTTTATGTGATTCTAAGGTTTTGACCAGCCTTGAAtgattaaaatattttattttacatATTAAATCAGTAGGAAATGGTTTGGCATGTTAATCAtatgttaatctcattttattaacaaaaagggcACTATCATCATTTATCGaatttatacaagaactcaatgATATTGTCAGTTTATAATCTGACCCAACATTCcaaaatccctaaaaataatatcataatagtaggtaatgagtttggtgccaaaatttgggtttaaacatgatttatgtacaaaatcgtaatttaattaataataagttaagttttacgatatcttgcataactttaGTTTGAGACCAGAAAATGACGTCAAAATAATTTGACATGTTTGTGTATCAGTAACAAAGTTATTTATATGACCATATattcaaaaatctcatttttaagctataagggcataatagtcaaagttaagcataataacggaaacAAGCAAATAACTCAGATTTCTAGTATGATCATGTAATATAACCTTATAGGGTTATGCTACATTAAATTACGATCATAATGGAacctaaaatcagtagcaaactaATCTAATTCGGTCCATAATCGAAAGTCAACGCATAAGTCAAActtcgcgactttcggttgcaaacagaccctaaaactggaattgacgggccgaacatgtttacacatgttctaataattattaccaagttgtttaagtgataaaaCGTATTTTAGAAAATTTCTAAACTCATATCACAATTATTTAAAAAACTGCCCCCTTGAGTTTTAAAAACAAGATTACGTTGACTCGTCAATTGACCAAGCAAACGTGAACAATGGCTTGACCGTTTACGgtctaactaaaagtcaaagcgtttatcgtaaacgcttgacttttcggctttgtAAGCCAAATAAAATAAACTAGTCATGAAAGGACACTTACATATGGTCCTATGGACTAAACAGAACTCAAGggaggtgtaacacctcgaaaattcacgtcctataatgtattgacacgtgtcataagtttgaaCGTATGAAAGTATACTCTatagggactaaagttgacaaacgaagaaagtatgtgaatataagggttcaaagtgtcaacaaaggataaatatactttacagtaaccctacaggatgctcataccttcaaacgaataaatcatggatcatacgaagctaaatatgaaagaaagtgagagattacaaactgcaggggttaaatgtgtcaacatgtttaatgtatacctctgaatgaccttttagcaaaccctaagcttcgattaattatgctcactagaataagtgattaAAATTTCACAAAGTTTCGATGAAGGATGAggaagttatgacaatattcgtatacgaggggttaaaagcgtcaacgttgaaaattatgacttttcgggtaacatGAAGTGACCAAGAGCTTAACAAAGTGGGTATAAGTCATGAACCCCTTATAAGTCAATAAGAGGGGCTCAAAATGCAAGAAACAAAGCTCGATCTTCGGGGCCTGCAGATCCTGTTTCCTTTGCTCACATTGTAAAGAATACAAAGGAGAAGGTTAAAGTGAATTTTCGGGCGATGGAATCTGCCGAGAAAGTTGATGGTGCTGATGTTGTTATTCCATTGTCTTCGGTTCAACAAGTTACtgataggtatgctaacactttgtTTGGATATTTTCTGGGTAAACGGTTGGCATTTCCTGTGGTCGATTATTTTGCGAAGAACAACTGGGCTAAATATGGTCTTTCCCGGCTCatgatgaatgcaaacgggttatttttctttaagtttactTCTAAGGAAGGGATGAATCAAATGCTAGAGGATGGGCCTTGGCTAATCAGAAGTGTTCCCATTATTTTGAAGGAGTGGTCGCCCTCTATCAAGATGGAAAAAGAGGACATTAAAGTGGTTCCAGTTTGGGTCAAAATGCATGGTGTACCGTTAGCGGCATTTACTGAGGATGGGCTCAGCTTGGTTGCCTCTATGATTGGGATACCTAAGATTGTGGATACGTATACTGCCTCGATGTGTGCTGAATCTTGGGGAAGGAGTAGCTATGCTAGAGCGCTTATTGAAGTGCAAGCGGGGGCTGAGTTAAAAAAGAGTGTTACTGTTGCTATCCCATCAATGGATGGTAGTAGGTATTCAAAGGTGGAGGTCAagattgaatatgattgggagcctctAAGGTGCTCCTCTTGTTGTGTGTTTGGTCATGATGACAGCTCGTGCCCGAAGAACCCTCAGGTTTCCTCTAGTGGAGATGCTGAAAAGAATAATGATGAATTTCAGGTTGTAGGGgccaagaagaagaaagtgaacaaccaaggcatccatatgaaaaatcagaagcctaagGTAGTCTACAGGCCAGTCGTCAACCCTAAACCAAAATCGTCCTCAAAGAGTCCGATGcagaatcaggtttcaacgtctaacccgtttgacattctgaaggatgatactggtaatcagggaggtaccaCTGTGGGTCGAGTGGAGAAGAAACCATCGAATGACAGGCAGGATTCGGATGAGGAGGTGGTtgaagaagtctacaatgaaactagtgcatttatgacatcgggtactcatcctttctcttcgaaagcaggggcaagcacctcttctaccaagttctctaatggataggctttctgcttttcgtctgaaggggctgctgttttgtggctactttatctttgatgatggtggttgaggattttgttttgtggtttgcattgtttgtctactagatgtcgtgtcatgatgtatagtagactaggttatggggtgttataggtctttggttcttgttttgttttacatatatggggcatgtcctgtatatgaactagtgtggaacacatcctcacta from Helianthus annuus cultivar XRQ/B chromosome 7, HanXRQr2.0-SUNRISE, whole genome shotgun sequence includes the following:
- the LOC110942474 gene encoding uncharacterized protein LOC110942474, yielding MESAEKVDGADVVIPLSSVQQVTDRYANTLFGYFLGKRLAFPVVDYFAKNNWAKYGLSRLMMNANGLFFFKFTSKEGMNQMLEDGPWLIRSVPIILKEWSPSIKMEKEDIKVVPVWVKMHGVPLAAFTEDGLSLVASMIGIPKIVDTYTASMCAESWGRSSYARALIEVQAGAELKKSVTVAIPSMDGSRYSKVEVKIEYDWEPLRCSSCCVFGHDDSSCPKNPQVSSSGDAEKNNDEFQVVIESLLCCVTIQGLICGGRGGAAINCGGGVRWTMVG